From Desulfobacterales bacterium, a single genomic window includes:
- the hrpA gene encoding ATP-dependent RNA helicase HrpA, with protein sequence MKTNFNIEENLNRWGNLSFDSDLPIISKKDEIIEYIKKEQVLIISGETGSGKTTQIPKLCLLAGRGLKGMIGCTQPRRIAAISIAKRISEEIGEENNIVGYKIRFQDTLNKNNIIKIMTDGILLTEAQKNPYLTYYDTIIVDEAHERSLNIDFILGLLRKIITKRKNLKVIITSATIDTEKFSRAFNNAKIIEVSGRLYPVDLNYVPIEFKQNEDYEPSYVESAVDATIKLIESYTLGDILIFMPTEQDIRETCELIAARRYSNILILPLYARLSSGEQSRIFLKTFDRKIIVATNIAETSITIPGIKYVIDTGVARVSQYNPNSRTTSLPISSVSQSSLNQRKGRCGRIENGVCIRLFSEEDFNSRSVYTPPEILRSNLAEVILKMMSLNLGNIYDFPFIDAPLKRNIKDGFDLLFELGAISYKNPNDAFKSRKNLMLTKKGWLMSRLPVDPRISSMLIEAKKNGCLKDILIIASALASQDVRERPLEKAKEADKKHAVFNDPMSDFTAFINIWNWYHTKVSELPSKNALKKLCLEHFLSFRKIKEWIDIHEQLVSILEESDIEIEEQENPKKNNFKLKDFSPLYMAIHCSILSGYLSNIAMQKEKNIFKAAKGKEAMIFPGSVLFGAPPEWIVAFEFVETSRLFARTNAKIHSSWLESIGKDLCRYSYIEPAWSKKRGEVIATEQVILFGLIIDSRTVSYGRTNPEEATEIFIQNALIDLEVIEILGFMKYNLLEVESVRVIENKLRRRDILVSDEKLFDFYKERLKIVYDFKTLKYIIKKKGSDDFLKFSRDMLINFDIDEEKLSLYPDTLYFGTRGFKCEYHFDPSDEKDGITIKVPLDSVPFIKHERLDWLIPAYLHEKIEALIKVLPKSYRKIFVPILKTVDIILNEMPKNEESLFYTLSTFISNRFGVEIPSVLWKDDAISPYLKMRISILGPDGQVLESSRNKSILFKTIKLNNEKEFDEAKKGWEKENCIDWIFGTIPEAIKLESNVGLTWTVFPGLEKGNKCVNLRLFESPYKALTSHIEGVQALYSIKYSLELKFLKKIMVLSGEHRKIANYFGGIEFFEKQLCNRIIKDIFCRNIKDENEFISYGESAKKVIIEKGRDLLEKIKSFFKTYDELRTYLYDLKISLKNSSVLDGFIEELRTELDNLVPADFLNIYPSEKLIDIERYIKGIYFRAKRGMINYQKDQAKYLEVRDFIFKYEELVRKVNFLCSKEKQDALFEFFWMLQEYRISIFAQELKTSFPVSKKKLENRLKEIEMIK encoded by the coding sequence ATGAAAACCAATTTTAATATCGAAGAAAATTTAAACAGATGGGGGAATCTTTCCTTTGATTCTGATCTTCCGATTATATCAAAAAAAGATGAAATAATTGAGTACATAAAAAAAGAACAAGTTTTAATTATATCTGGAGAAACTGGTTCCGGCAAAACGACTCAAATTCCTAAATTGTGCCTTCTTGCTGGTAGAGGCTTAAAAGGAATGATAGGATGTACTCAGCCAAGAAGAATAGCCGCAATAAGTATTGCGAAAAGAATTTCCGAAGAAATAGGAGAAGAAAATAATATTGTAGGCTATAAAATAAGGTTTCAGGATACTTTAAATAAAAATAATATCATAAAAATAATGACAGATGGTATCTTATTAACGGAAGCCCAAAAAAATCCTTATTTAACCTATTACGATACTATAATAGTGGATGAAGCCCATGAAAGAAGTTTGAATATTGATTTTATTTTAGGACTTTTAAGAAAAATAATAACTAAACGGAAAAATCTTAAAGTTATTATAACATCCGCTACTATTGATACTGAAAAATTTTCCAGAGCCTTTAATAATGCAAAAATAATAGAAGTGTCTGGCAGGCTTTATCCTGTTGATCTTAACTATGTTCCTATAGAATTTAAACAAAATGAAGATTACGAGCCAAGTTACGTTGAGTCAGCAGTTGATGCTACTATCAAACTTATTGAATCATATACTTTGGGTGATATTCTTATATTTATGCCTACTGAACAGGATATAAGGGAAACCTGCGAATTAATCGCAGCAAGGCGTTATAGCAATATTCTTATACTTCCATTATATGCAAGGCTTAGCTCTGGTGAGCAATCAAGGATTTTTTTAAAAACATTTGATAGAAAAATAATTGTAGCAACTAATATTGCTGAAACTTCAATAACTATTCCTGGCATAAAATATGTTATTGATACAGGAGTTGCAAGAGTTTCACAATATAACCCAAATTCCAGAACGACATCCCTTCCGATTTCTTCAGTTTCCCAAAGCAGTTTAAATCAGAGAAAAGGAAGATGCGGAAGAATAGAAAATGGGGTATGTATACGACTTTTTTCTGAAGAAGATTTTAATTCCAGATCTGTTTACACTCCTCCTGAAATATTGAGATCAAATCTTGCAGAAGTTATTCTTAAAATGATGTCTTTAAATCTTGGAAATATATACGATTTTCCTTTTATTGACGCTCCTTTAAAAAGAAATATAAAAGACGGTTTTGATCTTCTTTTTGAACTTGGTGCAATTTCTTATAAAAATCCAAACGATGCTTTCAAGTCCAGAAAAAATTTGATGCTCACTAAAAAAGGCTGGCTAATGTCAAGACTTCCAGTTGATCCAAGAATTTCAAGTATGCTTATTGAAGCTAAAAAAAATGGTTGTCTTAAAGATATTTTAATTATTGCATCAGCACTTGCATCCCAAGACGTAAGGGAAAGACCTCTTGAAAAAGCAAAGGAAGCCGATAAAAAACATGCTGTTTTTAATGACCCAATGTCCGATTTCACTGCGTTTATAAACATTTGGAATTGGTATCATACGAAAGTTTCCGAGCTTCCAAGCAAGAATGCTTTAAAAAAATTATGTTTGGAACATTTTTTATCTTTTAGAAAAATAAAAGAGTGGATAGACATCCATGAACAGCTTGTTTCTATTCTTGAAGAAAGTGATATAGAAATTGAAGAACAAGAAAATCCTAAAAAAAATAATTTTAAACTGAAAGATTTTAGCCCCCTTTATATGGCAATACATTGTTCAATTTTAAGCGGTTACCTTTCAAATATTGCAATGCAAAAAGAAAAAAATATATTTAAAGCAGCAAAAGGTAAAGAAGCTATGATTTTTCCTGGTTCTGTTCTTTTCGGAGCTCCTCCAGAATGGATAGTTGCTTTTGAATTTGTAGAAACATCAAGACTTTTTGCTCGAACAAATGCAAAGATTCATAGTTCATGGTTAGAATCGATCGGAAAAGATTTATGCAGGTATTCTTATATTGAGCCTGCTTGGAGCAAAAAACGAGGAGAAGTTATTGCTACTGAGCAAGTTATTCTTTTTGGCCTTATAATAGATTCAAGAACAGTATCCTATGGAAGAACAAATCCTGAAGAAGCAACTGAGATATTCATTCAAAATGCGCTTATTGATTTAGAAGTAATAGAAATACTTGGATTTATGAAGTATAATTTGTTAGAAGTTGAATCTGTGAGGGTTATTGAAAATAAACTAAGAAGAAGGGATATTCTTGTTTCTGACGAAAAATTGTTTGATTTTTACAAAGAACGTTTAAAAATTGTTTATGATTTTAAAACACTTAAATATATTATAAAGAAAAAAGGCAGCGATGATTTTTTGAAATTTAGCAGGGATATGCTAATAAATTTTGATATAGACGAAGAAAAACTGTCATTGTATCCTGATACGTTATATTTTGGAACACGCGGTTTTAAATGTGAATATCATTTTGACCCGAGTGATGAAAAAGATGGAATAACAATTAAAGTCCCTTTAGATTCGGTTCCATTTATAAAACATGAAAGATTAGACTGGCTTATTCCGGCATATCTGCATGAAAAAATTGAAGCATTGATTAAAGTTCTTCCAAAATCATATAGAAAAATATTTGTTCCAATATTAAAAACAGTTGATATTATATTAAATGAAATGCCAAAGAATGAAGAATCGCTTTTTTATACATTAAGCACTTTTATTAGTAATCGGTTTGGAGTAGAAATTCCTTCTGTTTTATGGAAAGACGATGCTATATCTCCTTATCTTAAAATGAGGATTTCAATTTTAGGGCCAGACGGACAGGTACTTGAATCAAGCAGGAATAAATCTATCTTATTTAAAACTATTAAATTAAATAACGAAAAAGAATTTGACGAAGCAAAAAAAGGATGGGAAAAAGAAAACTGTATTGATTGGATATTTGGAACTATTCCAGAGGCCATAAAATTAGAAAGCAATGTAGGCCTTACATGGACGGTTTTTCCAGGACTTGAAAAAGGAAATAAATGTGTTAATTTAAGACTTTTTGAATCTCCATATAAGGCTTTAACTTCTCATATTGAAGGAGTACAAGCCCTTTATTCCATAAAATATTCGTTAGAACTTAAATTTTTAAAAAAAATCATGGTTCTTTCTGGGGAACATAGAAAAATTGCAAATTATTTTGGAGGAATAGAATTTTTTGAAAAACAACTTTGCAATAGAATAATAAAAGATATTTTTTGCCGAAATATTAAAGATGAAAATGAATTTATTTCCTATGGAGAATCAGCAAAAAAAGTTATTATTGAAAAAGGTAGAGATCTATTAGAAAAGATTAAAAGTTTCTTCAAAACCTATGATGAATTGAGGACGTATTTATATGATTTAAAAATTTCTTTAAAAAATTCATCCGTGCTTGATGGATTTATAGAAGAACTTAGGACTGAGCTTGATAATCTTGTTCCTGCTGATTTTTTGAATATATACCCCTCAGAAAAGCTTATTGATATAGAACGGTACATTAAGGGGATTTATTTTCGAGCCAAAAGAGGCATGATAAATTATCAGAAAGATCAGGCTAAATATTTAGAAGTAAGAGATTTTATTTTTAAATATGAAGAACTTGTAAGAAAAGTTAATTTCCTTTGTTCAAAAGAAAAACAAGACGCGCTTTTTGAATTTTTTTGGATGTTGCAAGAATATAGAATTTCAATTTTTGCCCAAGAGCTTAAAACTTCATTTCCTGTCTCAAAAAAGAAGCTTGAAAATAGATTAAAAGAAATTGAAATGATAAAATAG
- a CDS encoding response regulator, with product MLKNLIKKLNVRKKIALIIFTQIIALSLIISIALSVLGMRLYDSINSNNTNTKKRTIHALDLFKKQTATYARMISQNNIIQRGAYFGEVGPILKYLNPRFIEDLGVDVITIHDKDSLILAQGHLPEVFNIEDKKNKMVQTALHGEVLSEVASYNGEIILCTTFPIYHATDPAMIVGTVTVGYKINHRFANSLKEVCGADILMISKNLVNTSTFEKNIKTPIPLSEYLNQMKLADVDIINITGDIDQKGLLEIVIIIDNSSIKNTIFWIILSISALFLLTTTFVLILSLNIRKNIYNSIQTLVRGAEEISTNNYDVDIELDSRDEFQILSNAFNLMAKNIKDYTKNLQNMVNEKTKDIEATNRELNVTIKNFKLAQTQLNNRNDEIKRANKKLKKAKKSALAAAKAKSEFLANMSHEIRTPMNGVISAADLALGLEVSPKMEKYLKIIHSSAYSLLGIINDILDFSKIEAGKLDIEKTPFMLDEVFEKIGDLFAQKTMEKGIELIVDFDPNLPCALIGDSMRLQQIFTNLTGNAVKFTDKEGSVIIGAEPCESDKLKRVALKFFVKDTGIGMKPDYVENLFKPFSQADASTSRKYGGTGLGLTISKQLVELMDGKIWVESQYGIGTTFYFVIPFKRQPDFKEKRFEIPNNMSKLNILTIGNHSESQRILKKYLESFGWHVNMADSGINAIEKLKKDRDQGGSVELIFIDQMMSGMDGLELSRKITHELKIDIPIIMLIGFAKEIGQSDAEKAGIKGFLTKPVNASFLFNTIMDVLKKDSIKVERKKTNIITQASVYKKRLTGCNILVAEDNFTNQEIALAILEGSGINVRIANNGIEALKLLQNNYYDAILMDIQMPEMDGYEATRLIRQNPKFANLPIIAMTAHAMKGDEEKCLDAGMNGYVTKPINQNRLFHTLCKFLNLEERKIPEMISTVVDQKEIQEFLESDIQVEMLPTNSILPEKLPGIDIKTAMGRLAIDASTFKKIIIGFFNNSSNIDSRIRETFLQKDFKTLRMLAHSLKGSALNIGAFDLGNKAQVLELSAADAASSDLQIEDLMESLKIVLDSLQTLKTETDERHDNFDEKINKPPSFISALNDLSKAIELADIPEINTKLIIIKKYFPSKDLDQLENQIRDYDFDVALKTISDFLSDNSASL from the coding sequence ATGCTTAAAAATTTAATTAAAAAACTTAATGTGCGTAAAAAAATTGCTCTTATTATTTTTACGCAAATAATTGCCCTTTCATTAATTATAAGTATAGCCTTATCTGTTTTAGGTATGCGGTTATATGATTCAATAAATTCAAATAATACTAATACTAAAAAAAGAACTATCCATGCTTTAGATTTGTTTAAAAAGCAAACAGCAACCTATGCTAGAATGATTTCTCAAAATAATATTATTCAGAGAGGAGCTTATTTTGGAGAAGTAGGGCCGATTTTAAAATATTTAAATCCACGTTTTATAGAAGATCTCGGAGTAGATGTAATTACAATTCATGATAAGGATTCTCTTATTCTTGCGCAAGGCCATTTGCCAGAGGTATTTAATATTGAGGATAAAAAAAATAAAATGGTTCAAACTGCATTACATGGCGAAGTATTATCTGAAGTTGCTTCTTATAATGGAGAAATCATTTTATGCACTACCTTTCCTATTTATCATGCGACTGATCCTGCAATGATTGTTGGAACAGTTACAGTTGGTTATAAAATAAACCATCGTTTTGCCAATAGTCTTAAAGAAGTTTGTGGTGCCGATATATTAATGATTTCTAAAAATTTGGTAAACACTTCGACATTTGAAAAAAATATTAAAACTCCTATCCCCTTATCCGAATATTTGAATCAAATGAAACTCGCAGATGTAGATATAATTAATATTACTGGAGATATAGATCAAAAGGGTTTGCTTGAAATTGTAATTATAATAGATAACTCTTCTATAAAAAATACTATTTTTTGGATAATATTAAGTATTTCGGCACTGTTTTTACTTACAACGACTTTTGTCTTAATCCTTTCTCTTAACATTAGAAAAAACATTTATAATTCTATCCAAACTCTTGTTAGAGGAGCAGAAGAAATTTCCACTAACAACTATGATGTTGATATAGAATTAGATAGTCGCGACGAATTTCAGATTCTTTCTAACGCTTTTAATCTAATGGCAAAGAATATTAAAGATTATACTAAAAATCTACAGAATATGGTAAATGAAAAAACTAAGGATATTGAAGCAACCAATCGTGAGCTAAATGTTACTATCAAAAATTTCAAATTAGCCCAAACACAATTAAATAATCGTAATGATGAGATAAAACGTGCTAACAAAAAATTAAAAAAAGCAAAAAAATCTGCTCTTGCCGCTGCCAAAGCTAAAAGTGAATTTTTAGCCAATATGAGCCATGAAATAAGAACTCCAATGAATGGCGTTATTTCTGCAGCAGATCTTGCTCTTGGCCTCGAAGTTTCTCCTAAAATGGAAAAATATCTTAAGATTATCCACTCTTCAGCCTATTCTTTACTTGGAATTATCAACGACATTTTAGACTTTTCTAAAATTGAGGCTGGTAAATTAGATATAGAAAAAACACCATTTATGCTTGATGAGGTCTTTGAAAAAATAGGGGATCTGTTTGCTCAAAAAACTATGGAAAAAGGAATAGAATTAATTGTTGATTTCGATCCCAATTTACCTTGCGCTTTAATTGGAGATTCCATGCGTTTACAGCAAATATTTACAAATCTTACAGGCAATGCCGTTAAATTTACAGATAAAGAAGGGAGCGTTATTATTGGAGCTGAGCCATGTGAATCAGATAAACTTAAAAGGGTAGCATTAAAATTTTTTGTTAAAGATACAGGAATCGGTATGAAGCCTGATTACGTTGAAAATCTTTTTAAACCTTTTTCTCAAGCCGATGCTTCTACAAGTCGTAAGTACGGAGGAACTGGGCTTGGACTTACGATCAGCAAGCAGCTTGTTGAATTAATGGATGGAAAAATATGGGTAGAAAGCCAATATGGAATTGGCACAACTTTTTATTTTGTTATTCCTTTTAAAAGGCAGCCTGATTTTAAGGAAAAAAGATTTGAAATTCCAAATAATATGTCTAAGTTAAATATTTTGACTATAGGCAATCATAGTGAAAGTCAGCGTATACTAAAAAAATATTTAGAATCATTTGGTTGGCATGTAAACATGGCTGATTCAGGTATAAACGCTATTGAAAAACTAAAAAAGGATCGTGACCAAGGTGGTTCTGTTGAACTTATTTTTATAGATCAGATGATGAGTGGTATGGATGGCCTTGAGCTTTCAAGAAAAATAACTCACGAATTAAAAATAGATATTCCGATTATCATGTTGATTGGTTTCGCTAAAGAAATTGGGCAATCTGATGCAGAAAAAGCAGGAATAAAGGGATTTCTTACAAAACCTGTAAATGCTTCGTTTCTGTTTAATACTATTATGGACGTATTAAAAAAAGATTCGATTAAAGTAGAAAGAAAAAAAACAAACATAATTACTCAGGCGTCTGTTTATAAAAAAAGACTTACGGGATGTAATATTTTAGTAGCAGAAGATAATTTTACGAATCAGGAAATAGCGTTAGCAATTTTAGAAGGATCAGGAATTAATGTCAGGATCGCTAATAATGGCATAGAAGCTTTAAAATTACTTCAAAATAATTATTATGATGCTATTCTCATGGACATCCAAATGCCTGAAATGGATGGATATGAAGCAACCCGACTTATTCGCCAGAATCCTAAATTTGCAAATCTTCCTATTATCGCTATGACCGCCCATGCCATGAAAGGTGATGAAGAAAAATGCCTTGATGCTGGGATGAATGGGTATGTGACTAAACCCATTAATCAAAATAGATTATTTCATACGTTGTGTAAGTTTTTAAATCTTGAAGAAAGAAAAATACCTGAAATGATTTCTACAGTTGTAGATCAAAAAGAAATTCAAGAATTTTTGGAAAGTGATATACAAGTAGAAATGCTTCCTACTAATAGCATTCTGCCAGAAAAACTTCCGGGGATAGATATTAAAACCGCTATGGGCAGACTCGCAATTGATGCCAGTACATTCAAAAAAATTATTATAGGCTTTTTTAATAATAGCTCTAATATAGATAGCAGAATAAGAGAAACATTTTTACAAAAAGACTTTAAGACTCTTAGAATGCTTGCCCATAGTTTAAAAGGCAGTGCTTTAAATATAGGAGCTTTTGACTTAGGGAATAAGGCGCAAGTATTAGAACTATCAGCTGCAGATGCGGCATCATCCGATTTACAAATAGAAGATTTAATGGAATCCCTAAAAATAGTTCTTGATTCCTTGCAAACACTTAAAACTGAAACCGATGAAAGGCACGATAATTTTGATGAAAAAATAAATAAACCGCCAAGTTTTATATCAGCTTTAAATGATCTTTCGAAAGCAATTGAGCTTGCTGATATCCCAGAAATTAACACAAAGTTGATTATCATAAAAAAATATTTCCCGTCAAAGGATTTAGATCAACTTGAAAATCAGATACGGGATTATGATTTTGATGTTGCCCTTAAAACCATTTCTGATTTTTTAAGCGATAATTCAGCATCCCTTTAA
- the phnD gene encoding phosphate/phosphite/phosphonate ABC transporter substrate-binding protein, producing MQRFIFLAICFLLINILTAYAGDKITKNDSNYGYKRLNLGEVPWDDPKKIAKWYKPIITYISEYIEIEIVLNISPDYRTLEQDLANNNIHIASLNSGTYAETLQTMPDKINYLCTVEWDGTCFKKSFIFTKKESHISNIKDMQAKTIGFTDKASSSGYKYPIYIFLEKGIDPSAYFSKIFFLGDHNKVVNAVFNGFVDIGATYDIKYKAFQSKNNSPFKIISESPEEPFAAMVTSSSLPEELFLKIKDAFLSVNAKSTLKDGTLVLGGDYPLSGFQIKDNSIYKRIIDINQTVFEYEKKKQTSKIDK from the coding sequence ATGCAACGTTTTATTTTTTTAGCTATCTGTTTTTTACTAATAAATATCTTAACTGCTTATGCTGGTGATAAAATTACAAAGAATGATTCCAATTATGGATATAAAAGGCTTAATTTGGGAGAAGTTCCATGGGATGATCCAAAAAAAATTGCTAAATGGTATAAACCGATAATTACATATATTTCAGAATATATCGAAATTGAAATTGTTTTAAATATATCTCCTGATTATCGAACTTTAGAGCAAGATTTGGCGAACAATAATATTCATATTGCAAGTTTAAACTCAGGAACTTATGCAGAAACTCTTCAAACTATGCCAGATAAAATTAATTATCTTTGTACAGTAGAATGGGATGGAACATGTTTTAAAAAATCTTTTATATTCACTAAAAAGGAATCACATATTTCAAACATTAAAGACATGCAGGCCAAGACTATTGGATTTACAGACAAAGCATCGTCATCTGGTTACAAGTATCCTATCTATATATTCCTTGAAAAAGGAATAGACCCAAGCGCCTATTTTTCAAAAATTTTTTTTCTTGGAGATCATAATAAAGTTGTTAATGCCGTATTTAATGGCTTTGTTGATATAGGTGCAACGTATGATATTAAATATAAGGCTTTTCAATCAAAAAATAACTCTCCGTTTAAAATTATATCAGAAAGTCCAGAAGAACCATTCGCTGCTATGGTTACATCAAGTTCTCTACCTGAAGAGCTATTTTTAAAAATAAAAGACGCTTTTTTAAGCGTAAATGCGAAATCAACTCTTAAAGACGGAACTCTTGTATTAGGCGGTGATTACCCTTTATCAGGCTTTCAAATTAAAGACAATTCTATCTACAAACGAATTATTGATATTAACCAGACAGTTTTTGAATATGAAAAAAAAAAACAAACTTCTAAAATAGACAAGTAG